From the Iodobacter fluviatilis genome, one window contains:
- a CDS encoding type II secretion system protein GspD: protein MRWQILILVSLLSACAGQSGLEMETGRHLEAKAVSSEIPKPVSAMPVLPKPQPAAKTATYSVVVHQVSVNEILFALGRDARINVDVHAGVSGNVTLNAINQTLPQILERMSKQVDLRWELENGVLTVTPDLPYLKTYRMNYFNLSRNVKSNVTLANSVSSGSGGGSGNSSNTQIDMLADHHLWKQIDLNLKELLGISAEAKTGGAQLGAIVQDQSAQAVKSNVSVDKKEVVKTAAEAAKAAKDIAQANKTNAETEKIKSGESQPINKTSPPADSSRLVILNPETGVVTIRASQKEHAKVAEYLNAVQSGALRQVLIEATIVEVLLSDQYQAGVDWSRIGETDNQLNFQQKSLANNLGTAPLSILSYTKTGGILSGTFNFTIKMLEQFGRTRVLSSPKIMALNNQTAVMKVVEEQVYFTIKVTPPVVTDGKVTTQATYDSELHTVPIGLVMQVTPQISEDGQVALNVRPTITNINSFIEDPAVAILAAANNTQIKSLVPILQVREFDSTLKVASGQVAILGGLIQDSLNNDRQGVPGLSRMAYVGDLFSYRNDKVRKIELVVFLRPVLIRDSSDLGNYQQFLPNDQFFKNEADHDLSAFQSGGVPLGTKP from the coding sequence ATGCGGTGGCAAATTTTAATTCTGGTTTCCTTGCTCAGTGCCTGCGCGGGTCAATCGGGCTTGGAGATGGAAACTGGCCGCCATTTAGAAGCTAAAGCCGTCTCTTCTGAGATTCCAAAGCCGGTCAGTGCAATGCCTGTTTTACCTAAGCCACAGCCCGCTGCTAAAACGGCCACCTATAGCGTGGTGGTGCATCAGGTGTCTGTAAATGAAATTTTATTTGCCCTAGGGCGGGATGCCAGAATAAACGTGGATGTACATGCCGGGGTAAGCGGCAATGTTACATTAAATGCAATTAATCAGACGCTGCCGCAAATATTAGAGCGGATGAGCAAACAAGTTGATTTGCGCTGGGAGCTGGAAAACGGCGTGCTAACTGTTACGCCAGATTTACCCTATCTTAAAACCTACAGAATGAATTATTTTAATTTATCTAGAAATGTTAAATCTAACGTTACGCTGGCTAATTCGGTAAGCAGTGGCAGTGGAGGTGGGTCTGGCAATAGCTCTAATACGCAAATTGATATGCTGGCCGATCATCATTTGTGGAAACAGATCGATTTAAATTTAAAAGAGCTGCTGGGTATCTCGGCTGAAGCAAAAACTGGTGGGGCGCAGCTGGGGGCCATTGTGCAGGATCAAAGCGCACAGGCTGTTAAGAGTAATGTCTCTGTTGATAAAAAAGAAGTCGTTAAAACAGCTGCAGAAGCAGCAAAGGCAGCCAAAGATATAGCCCAGGCTAATAAAACCAATGCAGAAACAGAAAAAATAAAATCAGGTGAATCACAGCCTATTAATAAAACCAGCCCGCCGGCAGATAGCAGCAGATTAGTCATTCTTAATCCAGAAACAGGTGTTGTTACAATAAGGGCCAGTCAGAAGGAACACGCAAAAGTAGCCGAGTATTTAAATGCAGTACAAAGCGGTGCTTTGCGTCAGGTGCTGATTGAGGCCACGATTGTAGAGGTTTTATTATCTGATCAGTATCAGGCCGGGGTAGATTGGAGCCGGATAGGTGAAACAGATAATCAGTTAAATTTTCAACAGAAATCTCTGGCTAATAATCTGGGTACTGCCCCTTTAAGTATTCTTTCCTATACCAAAACGGGGGGTATTTTAAGCGGTACATTTAACTTCACGATTAAAATGCTGGAGCAATTTGGCCGCACCCGTGTGTTATCCAGCCCCAAAATCATGGCATTAAATAATCAGACTGCCGTAATGAAGGTTGTGGAAGAGCAGGTGTATTTTACAATTAAAGTCACACCACCCGTTGTAACAGATGGGAAAGTCACCACACAGGCTACTTACGATAGCGAGCTGCATACCGTGCCTATTGGTTTGGTGATGCAGGTGACGCCGCAAATATCTGAAGATGGTCAGGTGGCACTGAATGTAAGGCCAACCATTACCAATATTAATTCATTTATTGAAGACCCTGCTGTAGCCATTCTGGCCGCAGCCAACAATACACAAATTAAAAGCCTGGTGCCTATATTGCAGGTCAGGGAATTTGATTCCACATTAAAAGTAGCCAGCGGGCAAGTGGCTATTTTGGGTGGGTTAATTCAGGATTCATTAAATAATGACAGGCAGGGGGTGCCAGGTTTATCCCGAATGGCCTATGTGGGCGATTTATTCAGCTACCGCAATGATAAAGTTAGAAAAATTGAATTAGTGGTTTTTTTACGACCTGTTTTAATCAGGGATAGTAGCGATTTAGGTAATTACCAGCAGTTTTTACCTAATGATCAGTTTTTTAAGAATGAAGCTGATCATGATTTATCGGCATTTCAGTCCGGAGGTGTTCCTTTGGGGACTAAACCATGA
- a CDS encoding tetratricopeptide repeat protein: MSLLLQALKKAEEAKRLREAAALAAGDENLTTATDQAADLNTHLQLSDVADEQVPDALEEVTTSLSLEDTEPLSPPTDAPWEFVPLPLDDLALPVPPAEPAPAGQANQTDQVNLAVDTANLPPAPLNTPEPEEDLTWLKSTPPPAAPKEPVAPVTMTAPPPAPIVAPPPAVKPRQRSHSLPWLVLGGVLIMGGMGGYFWWQYQALTLSAVAAPAPAPAPAPAIAEAAPAAPASSPVPATPLPVRAASAVVVVLTPAPLPVPARYKGDAARVEERSGAPNGAGIRFETQNNEAAVPLPLAMAYRSFQLGDYRAAEEGYRRILQLDARNRDALLGMAALAIKRGAGAEATHFYRQILSLYPRDEVAQSALYSLTPANESSEAGLRQLSSQQADAAFALANFYAGQNRWSEAQGAYFQALTLDAGNADYAFNLAISLEHLQENKSAARYYRQALAGKGTFDRASAEARLKALESQ, translated from the coding sequence ATGAGCTTATTGCTGCAGGCCTTAAAAAAAGCGGAGGAAGCCAAACGGCTGCGTGAAGCGGCAGCCTTGGCTGCAGGTGATGAAAACCTTACCACTGCAACGGATCAAGCCGCTGATCTGAATACCCACCTGCAGCTAAGTGATGTTGCTGATGAGCAAGTGCCAGATGCGCTGGAGGAAGTAACCACTTCATTATCTTTGGAAGATACTGAGCCCTTATCCCCTCCTACCGATGCACCATGGGAGTTTGTACCGCTGCCATTAGATGATTTGGCCCTGCCTGTGCCGCCCGCCGAACCGGCTCCAGCCGGTCAGGCCAATCAAACCGATCAGGTTAATTTAGCCGTGGATACGGCTAATTTACCGCCAGCGCCGCTTAATACACCAGAGCCTGAAGAAGATCTTACCTGGCTGAAAAGCACACCTCCGCCTGCTGCTCCAAAAGAGCCTGTGGCTCCTGTGACCATGACCGCCCCTCCACCCGCACCTATTGTTGCTCCGCCACCAGCAGTTAAGCCTAGGCAGCGTTCCCATTCGCTTCCCTGGCTGGTGCTGGGTGGCGTTTTGATTATGGGGGGAATGGGGGGCTATTTCTGGTGGCAGTATCAGGCACTGACATTGTCTGCTGTTGCAGCACCAGCACCAGCACCAGCACCAGCACCAGCCATCGCAGAGGCGGCCCCGGCAGCACCTGCCTCCAGTCCGGTGCCAGCTACTCCGCTTCCTGTTCGGGCAGCCAGTGCTGTGGTGGTCGTGCTGACTCCGGCCCCCCTGCCTGTTCCTGCCCGCTACAAAGGTGATGCGGCCAGAGTGGAGGAGCGTTCCGGTGCACCCAATGGCGCGGGCATTCGTTTTGAAACACAAAATAATGAGGCTGCAGTTCCGCTGCCGCTGGCGATGGCATATCGCTCTTTTCAGCTGGGCGATTATCGGGCGGCTGAGGAGGGCTACCGGCGCATACTGCAGCTGGATGCCCGCAATCGTGATGCCTTGCTGGGAATGGCCGCCCTTGCGATAAAGCGGGGCGCAGGCGCTGAGGCCACTCATTTTTACCGGCAAATATTATCGCTGTATCCAAGAGATGAAGTGGCGCAGTCGGCTTTGTACTCGCTAACCCCTGCGAATGAAAGCTCTGAAGCAGGCCTGCGCCAGCTCTCGTCTCAGCAGGCCGATGCCGCATTTGCCTTGGCTAATTTTTACGCGGGGCAAAATCGCTGGAGTGAGGCACAGGGTGCATATTTTCAAGCGCTGACCCTTGATGCAGGGAATGCAGATTACGCATTTAATCTGGCTATCAGCCTGGAGCACTTACAAGAAAATAAATCTGCAGCAAGGTATTACCGGCAAGCCTTAGCAGGCAAAGGGACTTTTGATCGGGCGAGCGCCGAAGCAAGATTAAAAGCTTTGGAGTCGCAATGA
- a CDS encoding GspE/PulE family protein has product MNAPVRKLPLGELLVSKGLLSEDQLRITLFEQRRSGVPLGKLMVSLGFVSEGILRDALSENLGQVSVDLSKILADTQAIKLVPKDVAKRHMLLPVSLDTERNKLTLAMSNPNNLVALDQVRILLKDKYELETLLAAESDLVHAIDQYYGFELSIDGILNEIETGVIDYASLQHAEAEYNQPVVRLIDALLADACTRGASDIHFEPESSFVRIRYRIDGVLRQIRALHKTYWPAMVVRLKVMSNMNIAETRSPQDGRISLTLAGRPLDFRVAAQPTTWGENIVLRILDRQKGLVKLDKLGLSKENLYLLQLMIARPEGIILVTGPTGSGKTTTLYSILSSVNTEAVNIMTLEDPVEYPIPMLRQTSVNEAAKMDFVNGIRSMMRQDPDIILLGEIRDRDTADMAFRAAMTGHQVYSTLHTNSAIGSIPRLLDIGVLPDVLAGNIIGIIAQRLARKLCPLCREPYEPDAFERRLLGIAPEGEPITLYRASGCPKCDHQGYKGRLTVMEVLKMSAELDELIARHATRLEIKKAAEAQGFRTMADDACRHVLDGLTSLAEISRVIDLTDRVV; this is encoded by the coding sequence ATGAACGCGCCGGTCAGAAAGCTGCCGCTGGGCGAACTGCTGGTTTCTAAAGGCCTGCTGTCAGAAGATCAGCTGCGTATTACCCTCTTTGAGCAGCGGCGCAGCGGCGTGCCACTTGGCAAGCTGATGGTGTCGCTGGGCTTTGTGTCTGAAGGCATCTTGCGTGATGCCTTGTCTGAAAACCTAGGGCAGGTCAGCGTCGATTTATCCAAGATTCTGGCCGACACGCAGGCGATTAAGCTGGTGCCTAAAGACGTGGCCAAGCGGCATATGCTGCTGCCCGTGTCGCTGGATACGGAAAGAAATAAGCTGACGCTGGCGATGTCTAACCCGAATAACCTGGTTGCGCTGGATCAGGTGCGTATTCTGCTTAAAGACAAATACGAGTTGGAAACTCTGCTGGCTGCAGAATCTGATTTAGTCCACGCCATCGATCAATATTATGGTTTTGAGCTGTCTATCGATGGCATTTTGAATGAAATAGAAACCGGGGTGATTGATTACGCCAGTCTGCAGCACGCCGAGGCCGAGTACAACCAGCCGGTAGTGCGCCTGATTGATGCGCTGCTGGCCGATGCCTGCACGCGCGGCGCATCGGATATCCACTTTGAGCCTGAATCGTCTTTTGTGCGGATTCGCTACCGCATCGATGGTGTGCTACGGCAAATTCGCGCCCTGCACAAAACCTATTGGCCTGCGATGGTGGTGCGGCTAAAGGTGATGAGCAATATGAATATCGCCGAAACCCGCTCGCCGCAAGATGGCCGCATCTCGCTCACCCTAGCTGGCAGACCGCTGGATTTTCGGGTGGCGGCGCAGCCTACCACTTGGGGCGAGAATATTGTGCTGCGGATTTTAGACAGGCAAAAAGGCTTGGTGAAGCTGGATAAGCTGGGCTTGAGTAAAGAAAATCTTTATTTATTGCAGCTGATGATTGCCCGGCCGGAAGGGATTATTTTGGTCACCGGCCCTACCGGCTCGGGAAAAACCACCACCCTCTATTCGATTTTAAGCAGTGTCAACACCGAAGCCGTTAACATCATGACGCTGGAAGACCCAGTGGAATATCCGATTCCCATGCTGCGGCAAACCTCGGTAAATGAAGCGGCCAAAATGGATTTTGTGAACGGTATTCGCTCCATGATGCGGCAAGACCCGGACATCATTCTGCTGGGCGAAATCCGCGATCGCGATACCGCCGATATGGCATTTCGCGCGGCCATGACCGGCCACCAAGTTTACTCAACCCTGCACACCAACTCTGCCATCGGCTCCATTCCGCGCCTCTTAGATATCGGCGTGCTGCCCGACGTGTTGGCAGGCAATATCATCGGCATCATCGCCCAGCGCCTTGCCCGAAAACTCTGCCCGCTCTGCCGTGAGCCCTATGAGCCCGATGCCTTTGAGCGGCGCTTATTGGGCATAGCGCCGGAGGGGGAGCCCATCACGCTGTACCGCGCCAGTGGTTGCCCCAAGTGTGATCACCAAGGCTATAAGGGCCGTTTAACCGTGATGGAAGTCTTAAAAATGAGTGCCGAGCTGGATGAACTCATTGCCCGGCATGCCACGCGCTTAGAAATAAAAAAAGCGGCGGAAGCCCAAGGCTTCAGAACCATGGCCGATGATGCATGCAGGCATGTGCTGGATGGGCTGACTTCGCTGGCAGAGATTTCCCGTGTGATTGATTTAACCGACAGGGTGGTTTAG
- a CDS encoding type II secretion system F family protein yields the protein MQFTYRAADNAGLVQKGKTEANNLTDLEQRLERIGLSLITAKAASPGGGLGGKKVSRRELITFTFHMEQLTRAGVSILEGLSDLRDSLEEPRFREVIANLIEDIEGGQQFSQALAGHPQVFDAIYVNLIRAGEASGKLPEVLLNLSDSLKWQDELVSQTKKIVMYPAFVGVLVVGVITFLMIYLVPQLVSFVAAMQQTLPLNTRILIAVSNIFIYYWWALFGTPIILLLLFRLRLRHDARFRHRFDGWKLTIPPFGPILHKIILARFANFFALMYAAGIPILDCIKISEGIVSNSMVAESLQRIQAQIREGQGVTASFNQEKMFPPLVLRMLKVGESTGQLDHALMNVSYFYNRDVKESIERVQALIEPSLTVVLGLILAWIMSSVLGPIFDTISKLR from the coding sequence ATGCAGTTTACTTATCGTGCGGCAGACAATGCGGGCCTAGTTCAGAAGGGTAAAACAGAGGCCAATAATCTGACGGATTTAGAGCAGCGCCTTGAGCGGATTGGGCTGAGCCTGATTACGGCGAAAGCGGCATCGCCAGGAGGTGGGCTGGGCGGAAAAAAGGTCAGCCGGCGTGAGCTGATTACATTTACTTTTCATATGGAGCAGCTTACCCGTGCAGGGGTCTCTATTCTGGAAGGTTTATCTGATCTGCGCGATAGCCTAGAAGAGCCGCGTTTTCGCGAAGTGATTGCTAATTTAATTGAAGATATTGAAGGTGGGCAGCAGTTTTCGCAGGCGCTGGCTGGCCATCCCCAAGTTTTTGATGCCATTTATGTGAATCTGATTCGTGCAGGTGAGGCCAGCGGCAAATTACCGGAAGTATTACTTAATTTATCTGATTCATTAAAGTGGCAGGACGAGCTGGTTTCACAAACTAAAAAGATCGTGATGTATCCGGCATTTGTAGGCGTGCTGGTGGTGGGGGTAATTACTTTTTTAATGATTTATTTAGTGCCGCAATTAGTTTCTTTTGTAGCCGCTATGCAGCAAACCCTGCCTTTGAATACCCGTATTTTAATTGCGGTATCTAATATATTTATTTATTACTGGTGGGCTTTGTTTGGCACGCCCATTATTTTATTGCTGCTGTTTCGTTTGCGCTTGCGTCATGACGCTAGGTTTCGCCATCGCTTTGATGGCTGGAAACTCACTATTCCGCCATTTGGCCCGATTTTGCATAAAATTATTTTGGCCCGCTTTGCCAACTTTTTTGCCCTGATGTATGCAGCTGGGATTCCTATTCTGGATTGCATCAAAATCTCGGAAGGAATTGTCAGCAACAGCATGGTGGCTGAATCATTGCAGCGGATTCAGGCACAAATCCGTGAGGGGCAAGGGGTGACGGCCAGCTTTAATCAGGAAAAAATGTTTCCGCCACTGGTGCTGCGCATGCTGAAAGTGGGCGAGAGCACCGGCCAGCTAGATCATGCCCTGATGAATGTTTCCTACTTTTATAACCGCGACGTAAAAGAATCCATAGAGCGCGTACAGGCTTTGATCGAGCCATCGCTCACCGTGGTGCTGGGCCTGATTTTGGCTTGGATTATGTCCTCGGTGCTTGGCCCTATTTTCGACACGATTAGCAAATTGCGATGA
- a CDS encoding type II secretion system protein, producing MKERGFTLAEIAIVLVIIGIMLAGGLGAFKAQTDSQRMREGRAQMAEIKESLLGFAVQHGYLPCPADPALTTFTEDRAANGTCNRAQGSIPGATLGLPRSTDPFNQPFTYRLTLGFADNGPASLPPVVTDSNQTLGVAGSCPLGSVAPLGMSFMLCSSGDILIYPTSGAATPLASNVLAVVVMHYRHGPPNGAAGSADEQENTNNDVNFVSKLRAEDDPATPADEEYDDITDWISPSILAARMLAAGKLP from the coding sequence ATGAAGGAGAGGGGATTTACACTTGCCGAAATCGCAATTGTTTTGGTGATTATCGGCATTATGCTGGCAGGGGGCTTGGGCGCTTTTAAGGCACAAACAGACAGCCAGAGAATGCGTGAGGGGCGGGCTCAGATGGCCGAAATTAAAGAGTCTTTGCTGGGGTTTGCTGTACAGCATGGTTATTTACCCTGCCCGGCGGATCCGGCTCTGACGACGTTTACAGAGGATCGCGCGGCAAATGGCACTTGCAACCGGGCCCAGGGCAGTATTCCAGGCGCAACTCTGGGTTTGCCGCGTTCAACCGATCCGTTTAATCAGCCATTTACTTATCGGCTAACGCTGGGTTTTGCCGATAACGGCCCCGCATCACTGCCGCCTGTGGTGACGGATAGCAATCAAACACTGGGAGTGGCAGGCAGCTGTCCTTTGGGCAGTGTGGCGCCTTTAGGGATGAGCTTTATGCTTTGCTCATCTGGGGATATTCTGATTTACCCGACTTCGGGGGCTGCAACTCCACTTGCATCGAATGTGCTTGCTGTCGTCGTGATGCACTACCGCCACGGCCCGCCCAATGGAGCGGCGGGCTCTGCTGATGAGCAGGAAAACACCAATAACGATGTTAATTTTGTGAGCAAACTCAGGGCAGAGGATGACCCTGCAACACCGGCTGATGAAGAATACGACGACATTACCGATTGGATTAGCCCGTCTATTTTGGCGGCAAGAATGCTGGCGGCGGGTAAGTTACCTTGA
- the secA gene encoding preprotein translocase subunit SecA has product MIANLLKKVFGSRNDRLLKQYGTIVKQINALEAGIAALSDDDLRAKTAEFRSRVAKGETLDQILPEAFAVCREGSKRSLGMRHFDVQLMGGLALHQGKISEMRTGEGKTLVATLPAYLNALSGNGVHVITVNDYLASRDAGIMSKLYNFLGLTCGVNLGQMQHDEKQAAYACDITYGTNNEFGFDYLRDNMVFTVGERVQGKLNYAIVDEVDSILIDEARTPLIISGPAEDSIELYQLVDDIPGQLTRQSEEESEGDFWVDEKAHSVLLSEAGHEKVEAILTKKGLLKEGDSLYSAGNISLVHHLYAAMRAHALFQRDQHYVVTDEGEIVIVDEFTGRLMSGRRWSEGLHQAVEAKEGVEINQENQTLATITLQNYFRMYTKLSGMTGTADTEAYEFQQIYGLETVIVPTNRDMVRDDRQDQVYKTDREKYNAIITDIKGCQERKQPVLVGTTSIEQSELLSEMLTKDGFKHNVLNAKQHAREADIVAQAGAPGVITIATNMAGRGTDIVLGGNIEREIKAIEADTELSEADKAAKITAMKADWKIVHEAVVAAGGLHIIGTERHESRRIDNQLRGRSGRQGDPGSSRFYLSLEDSLLRIFAGDRVAMVMDRLKMPEGEPIEAGMVSRAIESAQRKVEGRNFDIRKQLLEYDDVSNEQRKAIYGQRNEILESEEVSETIGAMRDSMVSDLFDTYIPADSMEEQWDVVGLERALGEFNIDLAIADWIKNDTTLTIEAMKERVQVAAAESYNKKVETAGEQTFRQFERSVLLQHVDQSWREHLSSLDHLRQGIHLRGYAQKNPKQEYKREAFELFSQLLENIKREVIQIVMTVQVRSQEDVDAVRPQELPASALQFNHQELEALLASGDEEQIKAALMQAMEGGAKVQFSGVGRNDACPCGSGKKYKHCHGQIA; this is encoded by the coding sequence ATGATTGCAAATTTGCTCAAAAAAGTTTTCGGAAGTCGTAATGACCGCCTGCTCAAACAATACGGCACCATCGTAAAGCAGATCAACGCCCTTGAAGCGGGCATTGCCGCTCTTTCCGACGATGACTTGCGCGCTAAAACGGCAGAGTTCCGCAGCCGCGTTGCCAAGGGTGAAACACTTGATCAAATTCTGCCAGAGGCCTTTGCTGTTTGCCGCGAAGGCTCTAAGCGCAGCTTAGGCATGCGTCACTTTGACGTGCAGCTAATGGGTGGCTTAGCGCTGCACCAGGGCAAGATCTCTGAAATGCGCACGGGTGAAGGTAAAACACTGGTTGCCACGCTGCCTGCTTACCTGAATGCACTCTCCGGCAATGGCGTACACGTCATTACTGTAAATGATTACTTGGCCAGCCGCGATGCGGGCATTATGAGCAAGCTCTATAATTTCTTAGGGCTGACTTGTGGTGTGAATCTGGGCCAGATGCAACACGACGAAAAACAAGCGGCTTACGCCTGCGATATTACTTACGGCACCAATAACGAATTCGGTTTTGACTATCTGCGCGACAATATGGTGTTCACTGTGGGTGAGCGCGTGCAGGGCAAGCTGAACTACGCCATTGTCGACGAAGTGGATTCGATTCTGATCGATGAAGCCCGCACACCGTTGATTATCTCTGGCCCGGCCGAAGACAGCATTGAGCTTTACCAGCTGGTAGACGATATTCCCGGCCAGCTGACCCGCCAAAGCGAAGAAGAATCTGAAGGCGATTTCTGGGTGGATGAAAAAGCCCACTCAGTGCTGCTTTCAGAAGCAGGGCACGAAAAAGTAGAAGCCATCCTCACCAAGAAGGGCTTGTTAAAAGAAGGCGACAGCCTGTACTCCGCTGGCAATATCAGCCTGGTGCACCATCTGTATGCTGCGATGCGCGCCCATGCCTTGTTCCAGCGTGATCAGCATTATGTAGTGACCGACGAGGGCGAGATTGTCATCGTTGATGAATTTACTGGCCGTCTGATGTCCGGCCGTCGCTGGTCTGAAGGCCTGCACCAAGCTGTTGAAGCCAAGGAAGGCGTAGAAATCAATCAAGAGAACCAGACTCTTGCCACGATTACACTGCAAAATTACTTCCGCATGTATACCAAGCTCTCCGGCATGACCGGTACAGCCGATACTGAAGCTTACGAATTCCAGCAAATTTACGGTCTGGAAACCGTGATTGTGCCAACCAACCGCGATATGGTGCGGGACGACAGGCAGGATCAGGTTTACAAAACCGACCGCGAAAAATACAACGCCATCATCACCGATATCAAAGGCTGCCAAGAACGCAAACAGCCGGTGCTGGTAGGTACCACCTCGATTGAGCAATCTGAATTGCTCTCCGAAATGCTGACAAAAGACGGCTTTAAGCACAATGTGCTGAATGCCAAACAGCACGCTCGCGAAGCCGATATCGTCGCCCAAGCTGGTGCGCCTGGCGTGATTACTATTGCCACCAATATGGCCGGTCGCGGTACGGATATCGTGCTTGGCGGTAATATTGAGCGCGAAATCAAGGCCATTGAAGCAGATACAGAATTAAGCGAGGCCGATAAAGCCGCCAAAATCACGGCAATGAAAGCAGACTGGAAAATCGTCCACGAAGCCGTTGTTGCAGCGGGTGGCTTGCATATTATCGGTACCGAGCGCCACGAATCACGCCGTATCGACAACCAGCTGCGCGGCCGCTCTGGCCGTCAGGGTGACCCGGGCTCCAGCCGTTTTTATCTATCGCTGGAAGACTCTCTACTGCGTATTTTTGCCGGTGATCGCGTAGCGATGGTGATGGATCGCTTAAAAATGCCTGAAGGCGAGCCGATTGAAGCCGGTATGGTTTCCCGCGCGATTGAATCTGCCCAGCGTAAAGTGGAAGGCCGCAACTTCGATATTCGTAAACAATTGCTGGAATACGATGATGTATCCAACGAGCAGCGTAAAGCGATTTACGGCCAACGCAATGAAATCTTAGAAAGCGAAGAAGTAAGCGAAACCATCGGTGCAATGCGCGACAGCATGGTCTCTGATCTCTTTGACACCTATATCCCTGCCGACTCAATGGAAGAGCAATGGGATGTTGTGGGTTTAGAGCGTGCATTGGGCGAATTTAATATTGATCTTGCCATTGCAGACTGGATCAAAAACGACACCACGCTGACCATTGAAGCCATGAAAGAGCGTGTACAGGTTGCTGCCGCTGAAAGCTACAATAAAAAGGTTGAAACTGCGGGCGAGCAAACTTTCCGTCAGTTTGAGCGCTCGGTTCTCCTGCAACACGTCGATCAAAGCTGGCGCGAGCATTTGTCATCGCTTGATCATTTACGCCAAGGTATTCATTTACGCGGCTATGCACAAAAGAATCCTAAGCAAGAATACAAGCGTGAAGCGTTTGAGCTGTTCTCTCAGCTCTTAGAAAACATTAAACGCGAAGTGATTCAGATTGTGATGACCGTGCAAGTACGCTCACAAGAAGATGTGGATGCTGTTCGCCCACAAGAGTTGCCCGCTTCAGCCTTGCAATTTAATCATCAGGAATTAGAAGCTTTACTGGCAAGCGGTGATGAAGAGCAAATCAAAGCGGCACTGATGCAAGCCATGGAGGGCGGTGCGAAAGTGCAGTTCTCCGGCGTAGGCCGCAATGACGCCTGCCCTTGCGGCTCAGGCAAGAAATATAAGCACTGCCACGGGCAAATTGCTTAA
- a CDS encoding M23 family metallopeptidase: MNVIVMSDRLGKTLTLDTRQVIVLGLIAALLIASVSVAVTSSFKQSPALWRLIPHNNARQTEIDALAIRVGELQAKLLRLDGLASQVGNKTGIDIKPFLSSQPVPQGGLQHKGTAMSTETLANEIDAASQNLNARLDQLSLAESVLLRPKAWQLPSKAPLNAGLQSSSFGKRIDPFNGNQVFHEGIDFVGDSGTPIMAAASGKVSFAAFHPQYGNMVDLDHGNGITSRYAHASKLAVKVGDQINAGQVIALLGSTGRSTGPHLHFEIRYKGIAQNPLRFIGPATNEINIAATKSGD; this comes from the coding sequence ATGAATGTCATTGTGATGTCTGATCGCCTGGGCAAAACACTTACCCTAGATACACGACAAGTGATCGTTCTGGGTCTGATTGCGGCCCTGCTGATTGCTTCCGTCAGTGTTGCTGTTACAAGCAGCTTTAAGCAATCCCCTGCGCTGTGGCGGCTGATACCCCATAATAATGCCCGCCAGACCGAAATTGATGCGCTTGCCATCCGGGTGGGAGAGCTGCAGGCTAAATTATTACGCCTTGATGGTCTGGCCAGCCAAGTTGGGAATAAAACCGGGATTGATATTAAGCCCTTTTTATCCAGCCAGCCCGTGCCTCAGGGCGGTTTGCAACACAAGGGCACTGCAATGAGCACCGAAACGCTGGCCAATGAAATTGACGCGGCCAGCCAAAATCTGAACGCTAGGCTGGATCAGCTATCCTTAGCAGAAAGCGTGTTACTGCGGCCTAAGGCGTGGCAACTGCCTTCCAAAGCCCCTCTCAATGCAGGCTTACAATCGTCAAGCTTTGGTAAGCGGATTGATCCATTTAATGGCAATCAGGTATTTCATGAAGGCATCGATTTTGTAGGCGATAGTGGCACACCCATTATGGCGGCAGCCAGTGGCAAAGTCAGCTTTGCGGCCTTCCACCCCCAATATGGTAATATGGTTGACTTAGATCACGGCAATGGCATCACAAGCCGCTATGCTCACGCATCTAAGCTTGCCGTGAAAGTGGGGGATCAGATAAATGCGGGCCAGGTAATAGCCTTACTTGGATCCACAGGCCGCTCGACAGGCCCACACTTGCACTTTGAAATAAGATATAAAGGGATAGCACAAAATCCCTTACGATTTATTGGCCCTGCCACGAATGAAATTAATATTGCTGCGACAAAATCCGGCGATTGA